A genomic stretch from Bacillus sp. N1-1 includes:
- a CDS encoding PIG-L family deacetylase has product MSRTFMFVFAHPDDESFTCGGTLIELAKAKDTKTILYSATPGDAGKCGEPPLCQADELAEVRKKELEEASKLLGIDELHIGDYQDGKLNQLPHNELKNDVLKRIESVQPDVVITFPPHGLSGHPDHKAIQLATLQAVKETNVVKELYYATFPQSLADETGNPAYADPDDSITLIKSFSNEDLDSVRKALLAHRTQHLSVERVFPTIYKENGFMKFNNKEYFIKAWNNPSYTSGSILD; this is encoded by the coding sequence ATGTCTCGTACATTTATGTTTGTTTTCGCTCACCCTGACGATGAAAGCTTTACTTGTGGGGGGACGCTAATCGAATTAGCTAAAGCAAAAGATACAAAAACCATTTTATACAGTGCCACACCTGGCGATGCAGGCAAGTGTGGAGAACCACCTCTTTGTCAAGCAGATGAGCTGGCTGAAGTTAGAAAAAAAGAACTAGAAGAAGCTTCTAAGCTACTCGGGATTGATGAACTCCATATTGGCGATTATCAAGACGGGAAATTAAATCAGCTTCCTCATAATGAGCTTAAGAACGATGTGTTAAAACGAATTGAATCTGTTCAACCTGATGTTGTCATCACGTTCCCGCCACATGGTTTATCAGGTCACCCAGACCATAAAGCGATTCAGCTTGCAACGCTTCAAGCTGTAAAAGAAACAAACGTCGTAAAAGAGCTGTATTACGCTACTTTCCCTCAATCATTAGCTGATGAAACAGGAAATCCAGCTTATGCAGATCCAGATGACTCAATCACTTTGATCAAATCCTTCTCAAACGAGGATTTAGATTCAGTTAGAAAAGCACTATTGGCTCATCGTACACAGCATCTGTCCGTTGAACGAGTTTTTCCGACGATTTATAAAGAAAATGGATTTATGAAATTTAACAATAAAGAATATTTTATCAAAGCATGGAATAACCCAAGCTATACGTCTGGTTCTATCCTTGATTAA
- a CDS encoding genetic competence negative regulator, producing the protein MRLERLAYDKIKIFLTYDDLNERGITKEELWQDVPKVHRLFREMIMEADDELGFKVDGPIAVEVFSLPAQGMVVIVTKGSAENDFEDDYNDEYIEMQVTLDESDEVFYEFRSFEDVIGLSKRLINVGILGGTLYSFQSQFYLKFDEEEFAEYELDSLVALLAEFGNPSTITSYRVMEYGKQIMRSTAIEQLNHYFN; encoded by the coding sequence ATGCGTCTTGAACGTTTAGCGTACGATAAAATAAAGATTTTTCTAACTTATGATGATTTAAATGAACGTGGAATTACAAAAGAAGAGCTATGGCAGGACGTACCGAAAGTTCACAGGCTATTTCGTGAGATGATAATGGAAGCTGACGATGAACTTGGCTTTAAAGTCGATGGGCCAATTGCTGTAGAAGTGTTCTCACTTCCTGCTCAAGGAATGGTTGTTATTGTTACGAAGGGTTCGGCAGAAAATGATTTTGAAGATGATTACAATGACGAATACATTGAAATGCAGGTTACGCTCGATGAAAGCGATGAAGTATTTTATGAGTTTCGTTCCTTTGAGGATGTGATTGGTCTTTCTAAAAGGTTAATCAACGTTGGAATTTTAGGTGGTACTCTCTATTCCTTCCAATCTCAATTTTATCTTAAATTTGATGAAGAGGAATTTGCTGAGTATGAATTAGATTCTTTAGTTGCGTTGCTTGCTGAATTCGGAAACCCTTCAACGATTACAAGCTATCGGGTAATGGAGTATGGGAAGCAAATTATGCGATCAACAGCGATTGAACAGTTAAATCATTATTTTAACTAG